A genomic window from Brassica rapa cultivar Chiifu-401-42 unplaced genomic scaffold, CAAS_Brap_v3.01 Scaffold0009, whole genome shotgun sequence includes:
- the LOC117129530 gene encoding uncharacterized protein LOC117129530 translates to MEASHILLGRPWQFDRRVIHDGFTNKHSFEFNGKRTVLVPLTPKEVHEDQLQLQKKKEIDLKPDKQHNFYAKASEIKRSLYSHQSVLLFIFKESLLSLTDCIPVYPSEMSALLQEYQDVFPEDNPIGLPPIRGIEHQIDFVPGATLPNRPAYRTNPVETKELQRQVEELMEKGHIRESMSPCAVPVLLME, encoded by the exons ATGGAAGCCAGCCACATACTACTGggaaggccttggcagtttgatagGCGTGTCAtccatgatggcttcaccaacaaacattcttttgagTTCAACGGCAAGCGAACTGTCTTGGTACCTCTAACTCCTAAAGAAGTGCATGAAgatcagcttcagcttcagaaaaagaaagagattgatctcaaaccagATAAGCAACACAACTTCTATGCTAAAGCTAGTGAAATCAAAAGATCTCTTTATTCTCATCAATCAgttctcttatttatttttaaagaatctcTTTTGTCTCTAACTGATTGTATACCGGTGTATCCGAGTGAGATGTcagctcttttacaggaataccAGGATGTATTTCCAGAAGATAATCCCATAGGTTTGCCACCTATTcgagggattgagcatcagattgattttgtacCAGGAGCTACTCTTCCCAACAGACCAGCATATAGAACTAATCCTGTGGAAACTAAGGAGCTACAAAGACAGGttgaggaactgatggagaaaggccaCATCCGTGAGAGTATGAGCCCCTGTGCTGTGCctgtgctcctt atggagtaa